Proteins found in one Mixophyes fleayi isolate aMixFle1 chromosome 8, aMixFle1.hap1, whole genome shotgun sequence genomic segment:
- the SSTR3 gene encoding somatostatin receptor type 3, whose translation MTPTSPTILLESSYAYINTTLYANVSATPNSVAPGLLIPLVYLVVCAVGLWGNTLVIYLAWRSPAGQNSVTALYILNLALADDLFMLSLPFLAAQSALSYWPFGSPVCQMVMTLDAVNQFTSIFCLTVLSLDRYLAVVRPIQSAKWRRPKVAKCVNVTVWILSFLVVLPVVFFSGVPKDSGTCHIAWPEPQQAWKTGFILYTSALGFFCPLLVICICHLLIVAQLRMSGNRVRVAPARRQGPERKVTKMVALTVTAFILCWLPFYTLNIINLLWPLPAGPRLYGLYSFVVALSYANSCLNPIIYALLARPFQRGLKRVFCRTSVRVADADMNGGVERAQGELSRVSGISHERGNSKVDGVDENGRRAGGEEPLQQAVGPSAQKALPEELGASEKENMLVISYL comes from the coding sequence ATGACACCAACTTCTCCAACGATCCTCCTTGAAAGCTCTTATGCTTACATTAACACAACGCTGTATGCCAATGTCTCCGCTACTCCAAACTCGGTGGCCCCTGGGCTCCTCATTCCTCTAGTCTATTTAGTTGTATGTGCAGTAGGATTGTGGGGTAACACCTTGGTCATATACCTGGCATGGAGAAGTCCTGCTGGGCAGAACTCCGTTACCGCTCTGTATATTCTAAATTTGGCTTTAGCTGATGATCTTTTCATGTTGAGTCTGCCTTTTCTGGCTGCCCAAAGTGCTTTGTCATATTGGCCCTTTGGCTCACCCGTGTGTCAGATGGTAATGACTCTGGATGCTGTAAACCAATTTACCAGCATCTTCTGTTTAACTGTGCTCAGCTTGGACAGGTATTTAGCTGTTGTTCGTCCAATCCAGTCAGCAAAGTGGAGAAGACCCAAAGTAGCGAAATGCGTCAATGTAACAGTATGGATTCTCTCCTTCTTGGTTGTGCTCCCAGTAGTTTTTTTCTCTGGTGTTCCAAAGGATTCTGGAACGTGTCATATTGCTTGGCCTGAACCACAACAGGCCTGGAAGACTGGTTTTATTCTGTACACTTCTGCGCTTGGCTTTTTCTGTCCATTGCTTGTCATTTGTATCTGCCACCTACTTATTGTAGCCCAGCTAAGAATGTCTGGAAATCGAGTTAGAGTGGCCCCAGCCCGACGACAAGGTCCTGAACGTAAAGTAACTAAGATGGTGGCCCTTACAGTAACTGCCTTCATCCTGTGCTGGCTGCCCTTTTATACTTTGAACATTATCAATCTTCTGTGGCCCCTACCTGCAGGTCCAAGACTGTATGGACTTTACTCATTTGTTGTAGCTCTATCCTATGCTAACAGTTGCCTAAACCCTATTATTTATGCCCTACTTGCTCGTCCATTCCAGCGGGGGTTGAAACGTGTTTTCTGCAGGACCTCTGTGAGGGTCGCAGATGCAGATATGAATGGAGGAGTAGAAAGAGCACAAGGAGAGCTAAGCAGGGTTAGTGGCATCTCCCACGAAAGAGGAAATTCAAAAGTAGATGGAGTGGATGAGAATGGGAGGAGAGCTGGAGGTGAAGAACCGCTACAACAAGCCGTCGGTCCATCTGCACAAAAAGCTCTCCCAGAGGAACTTGGAGCATctgaaaaagaaaacatgttaGTCATAAGTTATTTGTGA